The following coding sequences are from one Haliotis asinina isolate JCU_RB_2024 chromosome 3, JCU_Hal_asi_v2, whole genome shotgun sequence window:
- the LOC137278931 gene encoding BTB and MATH domain-containing protein 36-like, with amino-acid sequence MAEQDCNPFSSPSSETDLVLLVEGKKLHVSKLVLSLVSPVFKTMLEGDYKEKHTSEISFPEKKFDDMLQFLLCVYPSTVKSVTIRNLDCVLALADEYCVESLKQRCEEFVLSQLHHSDARISNPHNVLLVHLTLLGDMYKLKAWVAACVDKLMYRHYDGPLGITMVKEFDLLSSEVKLQILDKRMRLVEASCRGILRCVGSINVERTRKCITDPTCPACKDPAKNCHVSYKECRYTASNEMVAVIDEGLGLGSCFPK; translated from the coding sequence ATGGCTGAACAAGATTGCAACCCCTTTTCTTCCCCAAGCAGCGAAACTGATCTTGTTCTTCTCGTGGAGGGAAAGAAACTGCATGTGAGTAAACTGGTGTTGTCGTTAGTGTCGCCAGTGTTTAAAACGATGTTAGAGGGAGATTATAAagagaagcacacttcagagATCTCTTTCCCTGAGAAGAAGTTCGACGACATGTTACAGTTTCTACTCTGCGTCTACCCGTCAACTGTCAAGTCTGTAACAATACGTAACCTGGATTGTGTTCTTGCTCTAGCAGATGAGTACTGTGTTGAATCACTCAAGCAGAGATGCGAGGAGTTCGTCCTGTCCCAATTGCACCACTCTGATGCCAGAATATCGAATCCACATAATGTTCTGCTAGTTCACTTAACACTCTTGGGCGATATGTACAAACTGAAAGCCTGGGTGGCGGCATGTGTTGACAAACTCATGTACAGACATTACGACGGTCCACTGGGGATTACGATGGTTAAGGAATTTGATCTCTTATCCAGTGAGGTGAAGCTCCAGATTCTGGATAAAAGGATGCGTCTTGTGGAGGCATCTTGTAGAGGCATCTTGCGATGTGTAGGGTCTATAAATGTTGAGCGCACCAGAAAGTGCATCACCGATCCGACGTGTCCTGCGTGCAAAGATCCTGCCAAGAACTGTCATGTTTCATACAAGGAATGCCGATACACTGCCAGTAACGAGATGGTGGCGGTTATAGATGAGGGTTTAGGACTCGGATCCTGTTTCCCAAAATGA